Proteins encoded by one window of uncultured Draconibacterium sp.:
- a CDS encoding carboxylesterase family protein, whose translation MKYQILPILMAIFLTAGFCFTACNSETNSNEKQVVKTTHGEILGAFSDSVYAFKGIPYAKAERFMPPQDPDTWDGIRECTDFGPVARQVVPWYPDSVQNEKELFSVNVWTQGIMDGKKRPVMLWLHGGGFHTGASNDPMTYGEALAKKGDIVFVSVNHRLNILGFLDLSACGEKYAKSANVGMLDIVKALEWIQNNIENFGGNPSDVTIVGESGGGGKVGTLMCMPSAKGLFNKAIIQSGTLINTMTKEKSQALGLAVLEKLGLIPNDAEKLDTISYQDLVKAGNEAIAEISGIRRPGSPTMFGFAPSADGDVLLQQPFSPGFAHISKDIPLMMGSTLNELKRTFYGEKDLTLGQAKERLANQYGDKTDQYVELYAKAYPDYTPHDLLSIDDVFRPFTIRTADARAEESNAPLYVYLLAWKSAVDNASKGSFHGLDIPLAFNTVDLRADWTGNTEEAWELAAKMSSAWINFIKTGNPNVKNVLPDWEPYTAENGATMYFDNECRIVNNHDRELMNFMKPVN comes from the coding sequence ATGAAGTATCAAATTCTACCCATTTTAATGGCAATTTTCTTGACTGCCGGATTTTGTTTTACGGCCTGTAATTCAGAAACAAACAGCAATGAGAAACAGGTAGTTAAAACCACTCATGGTGAAATTTTGGGTGCATTTAGCGATAGCGTTTATGCTTTTAAAGGCATTCCCTACGCCAAAGCTGAAAGATTTATGCCTCCACAGGATCCTGATACCTGGGATGGAATTCGTGAATGTACTGACTTTGGACCCGTAGCCAGGCAGGTAGTACCCTGGTACCCTGATTCCGTTCAAAACGAAAAAGAACTGTTTAGTGTAAATGTTTGGACACAGGGAATTATGGATGGAAAAAAGCGTCCGGTAATGCTCTGGTTACATGGAGGTGGATTTCACACTGGCGCCAGCAACGATCCTATGACCTATGGTGAAGCCCTGGCAAAAAAAGGAGATATTGTTTTTGTTTCGGTAAATCACCGGTTGAATATCCTTGGATTTCTGGATTTATCGGCATGTGGCGAAAAGTATGCAAAATCGGCCAATGTGGGTATGCTCGACATTGTAAAAGCACTTGAGTGGATACAAAACAATATTGAGAATTTTGGAGGCAATCCCTCGGACGTAACCATTGTGGGCGAATCTGGCGGTGGCGGAAAAGTTGGTACGCTTATGTGTATGCCATCGGCAAAAGGATTGTTCAATAAGGCAATTATTCAAAGTGGAACCCTTATTAATACAATGACGAAAGAGAAATCGCAGGCACTTGGTCTGGCCGTTCTGGAAAAATTGGGACTTATCCCAAACGATGCAGAAAAGCTTGATACAATTTCATATCAGGATCTTGTAAAAGCAGGAAATGAGGCGATTGCAGAAATTTCCGGCATAAGAAGACCCGGTTCGCCAACCATGTTTGGCTTTGCACCTTCTGCTGATGGTGATGTATTGCTGCAACAGCCATTTAGCCCGGGGTTTGCCCATATTTCTAAAGACATACCCCTTATGATGGGCTCTACCTTAAACGAGCTAAAGAGAACTTTTTATGGCGAAAAAGACCTGACACTGGGACAGGCAAAAGAACGCTTAGCCAACCAATATGGTGACAAAACCGATCAATACGTTGAGCTGTACGCAAAGGCATACCCTGATTATACACCTCATGATCTTCTGTCTATCGATGATGTTTTCAGGCCTTTCACCATTCGAACCGCTGATGCAAGGGCTGAAGAATCAAATGCCCCTCTGTATGTTTATTTGTTGGCCTGGAAAAGTGCTGTAGATAACGCATCGAAAGGTTCTTTTCATGGTTTAGACATCCCTTTAGCCTTCAATACTGTTGATTTGAGAGCAGACTGGACAGGCAATACAGAAGAAGCCTGGGAATTGGCTGCCAAAATGAGCTCAGCATGGATAAACTTTATAAAAACTGGTAATCCCAATGTAAAAAATGTACTGCCGGATTGGGAACCCTATACCGCAGAAAACGGAGCTACCATGTATTTTGATAATGAGTGCAGAATTGTTAACAACCACGACAGGGAATTGATGAATTTCATGAAACCTGTTAATTAG
- a CDS encoding glycoside hydrolase family 3 C-terminal domain-containing protein: protein MFDKSNKFIKRSLFVFVGVLAIGLFMALKPAENQTPVSKMPIYLNTAYSFEERAADLVSRLTLEEKQSLLGNNMAPIPRLGVKAYNTWSEALHGVLGFADPGAGIQGPTSFPNSVALGSAWDPELIQREAEAISDEARAINATGTKGLTYWSPVVEPIRDPRWGRTGESYGEDPFLVSQISAGFVRGLMGDDPNYLKTVPSAKHYLANNSEFDRHVSSSNMDSRDMREFYLAPYKKLIEEDDLPSIMSSYNAVNGVPTSASPYFLDTIARRTYGMKGYITGDCAAIEDIYTGHYFVETGEEATAEGLKAGVDSDCGNVYQRSTIDAYNQGLISMADIDRALLNIFTIRMRTGEFDPSAQVPYALFPPTTVNSEAHRQLAKEIATKTPVLMKNDVLAATNRQALPLFPKELSKIALIGPQADEVELGPYSGRPEADNMITPLKGIEKYLEEKGYDTEVVHSSGGNTLSKSNLLYVANFELYKSNGSVSKHDATKYSAASEGITVGSGMGETVQVRTIDDGSWTAYENIDLADVDSMGIVVNIPTEGGIIEVRVGSPDGNLVATLEATVASGKRAGGVYGGGSLMKIKVNKLGVTEAQTLYFCYSAPNDAPIDEATIETAKNADVAVVFVGTDEKTATEEADRLTLLLPGNQVDLIKAVAAVNSYTIVVMQTLGCVEVEEFKHLQNIPGIIWVGYNGQAQGDAIASILFGDANPGGKLNATWYKSLNDLPPITDYTLRGGANKNGRTLWYFDKDVSYEFGYGLSYTTFEYSNFRISKGQITPNDKITISVDVKNTGIYDGDEVVQVYMTTPESPAELERPIKRLKGFQRVTIPVGQTKTVDIDINCADLWFWDMEADKISYDQGKYVFEIGTSSKDIKGTVSATMSGKATPEIKTVVTDCGTVVLRKGETAQTGVTAALTDDSFYNISKAKVVFSSNNPLVAEVDKNGKVMATGTGVATIFAHVTVDGKTKSDDFAVKVMPDLKAASIKVNNKAVKGFSPEMTQYSYLMKSSSDKAPVVEVSANDANVEVAVEQADGVPGTASIALIDHITFDRNEYAVNFGLASESDEFKAAELGKQWNIVRGNEENLSLTKQAGSLVITSAKGGIAGESNDAENMILQSANTDWTIETKIVCSRKPTGFSENAGLLAYQDDDNFVKLVYKASFGRRGFGRGAGEQPGAVELSVEYGGDEKSAVNISMDGIIKDNNTLLLKLAKKGDTYTAFCSADGKKYEEVGTASVVLKNIQAGMLVCDGVLPARMAQFSRFMQQDNQPKSPFDVAFDYFRIENSGLK from the coding sequence ATGTTTGATAAGAGCAACAAATTCATAAAACGAAGTCTGTTTGTTTTTGTAGGTGTTTTAGCCATTGGACTATTTATGGCCTTAAAACCTGCTGAAAATCAGACGCCGGTTTCTAAAATGCCAATCTACCTGAATACGGCATATTCGTTTGAGGAACGTGCCGCCGACCTGGTTTCGAGGCTAACACTGGAAGAAAAACAAAGCCTGCTTGGAAACAATATGGCACCTATACCAAGATTGGGCGTAAAAGCCTATAATACCTGGAGTGAGGCATTACACGGTGTATTGGGATTTGCCGATCCCGGTGCCGGGATTCAGGGACCAACATCTTTTCCCAATAGCGTGGCACTGGGCTCTGCCTGGGATCCTGAACTGATTCAGCGCGAGGCTGAAGCCATTTCCGACGAAGCACGTGCCATTAATGCCACCGGAACAAAAGGCCTTACCTATTGGTCGCCGGTGGTTGAACCGATTCGCGATCCGCGGTGGGGAAGAACAGGTGAATCGTATGGCGAAGATCCGTTTTTGGTGTCACAAATTTCAGCGGGTTTTGTTCGAGGTTTGATGGGGGATGACCCGAATTACCTGAAAACCGTGCCAAGTGCAAAACATTACCTGGCCAACAACAGCGAATTCGACCGACACGTAAGCAGTTCGAACATGGACAGCCGCGATATGCGTGAGTTTTACCTGGCTCCGTACAAAAAACTAATCGAAGAGGATGATTTGCCTTCCATTATGTCGTCGTACAATGCGGTAAACGGAGTGCCAACTTCGGCCAGCCCGTATTTCCTGGATACGATTGCCCGCAGAACTTACGGAATGAAGGGATACATAACCGGCGACTGTGCTGCCATTGAAGACATTTATACCGGACACTATTTTGTTGAAACCGGAGAAGAGGCAACTGCAGAGGGTTTAAAAGCCGGCGTTGATTCCGATTGTGGGAATGTGTACCAGCGCAGTACAATCGATGCCTATAATCAGGGACTGATTTCGATGGCTGATATCGATCGTGCATTGCTAAACATTTTTACCATTAGGATGAGAACCGGGGAGTTTGATCCGTCGGCACAGGTTCCGTATGCACTGTTCCCGCCAACAACCGTTAACTCGGAGGCGCACCGACAGCTGGCAAAAGAAATTGCCACAAAAACTCCGGTGTTGATGAAGAACGATGTGCTGGCAGCAACCAATAGGCAGGCACTTCCATTATTCCCAAAAGAGTTAAGTAAAATTGCTCTGATCGGGCCACAGGCCGACGAAGTGGAACTTGGCCCGTATTCCGGACGACCGGAAGCCGATAATATGATCACTCCACTAAAGGGAATTGAAAAATACCTGGAAGAAAAAGGCTATGATACAGAAGTAGTGCATAGTTCAGGAGGAAATACCTTAAGTAAAAGTAACCTGTTGTATGTGGCAAATTTTGAGCTTTATAAAAGCAACGGCTCAGTAAGTAAACATGATGCTACAAAATATTCTGCAGCCTCAGAAGGAATAACCGTGGGCTCAGGAATGGGCGAAACCGTGCAGGTAAGAACAATTGACGATGGCTCGTGGACAGCCTACGAAAATATCGATTTGGCGGATGTCGACAGCATGGGAATTGTGGTGAATATTCCTACTGAAGGTGGAATTATTGAAGTGCGGGTAGGTTCGCCCGATGGAAACCTGGTGGCAACATTAGAAGCCACCGTAGCCTCAGGAAAACGCGCCGGTGGTGTTTATGGCGGTGGAAGCCTGATGAAAATAAAGGTGAATAAACTGGGAGTAACCGAAGCGCAAACTTTGTATTTCTGTTACTCGGCACCTAACGATGCGCCAATTGATGAAGCAACCATTGAAACGGCTAAAAATGCCGATGTGGCTGTGGTATTTGTGGGCACCGATGAAAAAACAGCTACCGAAGAGGCCGATCGTTTAACCTTGTTGCTTCCGGGTAACCAGGTTGATCTGATTAAAGCCGTGGCAGCGGTAAATTCGTACACCATTGTTGTTATGCAAACGCTGGGATGTGTGGAAGTGGAGGAATTTAAACACCTGCAAAACATTCCCGGAATTATTTGGGTAGGCTACAACGGGCAGGCGCAGGGCGATGCCATTGCCAGCATTTTGTTCGGCGATGCCAATCCAGGAGGAAAACTCAATGCGACCTGGTACAAATCGTTGAACGATCTTCCGCCAATAACCGATTATACACTTCGCGGCGGAGCCAATAAAAATGGCCGGACGTTGTGGTATTTTGATAAAGATGTTTCTTACGAATTCGGATACGGCTTGTCGTATACCACGTTTGAATACAGTAATTTCAGGATCAGCAAAGGCCAAATCACACCAAACGATAAAATTACCATCAGCGTTGATGTGAAAAATACCGGGATTTACGATGGCGACGAAGTGGTGCAGGTTTACATGACAACTCCTGAAAGTCCCGCAGAACTGGAGCGCCCGATTAAACGACTGAAAGGGTTTCAGCGTGTTACCATTCCGGTGGGGCAGACCAAAACTGTTGACATCGACATCAACTGCGCCGACCTTTGGTTTTGGGATATGGAAGCGGATAAAATTTCCTACGATCAGGGAAAATATGTATTCGAAATCGGAACATCCTCAAAAGATATTAAGGGAACAGTTAGTGCCACTATGAGTGGAAAAGCTACTCCTGAAATAAAAACAGTTGTTACCGATTGTGGCACGGTGGTACTCCGAAAAGGAGAGACTGCACAAACCGGTGTTACCGCAGCTTTGACCGACGACAGTTTCTACAACATTTCGAAGGCAAAAGTGGTGTTCAGTTCCAATAATCCGCTTGTTGCTGAAGTGGATAAAAACGGAAAAGTTATGGCAACAGGAACCGGCGTTGCTACTATTTTTGCCCATGTAACGGTTGACGGAAAAACAAAATCCGACGACTTTGCGGTAAAAGTAATGCCCGATCTGAAAGCGGCATCAATTAAAGTAAACAACAAAGCGGTGAAAGGATTCAGCCCGGAAATGACTCAATACAGTTACCTGATGAAAAGCAGTTCGGACAAGGCACCTGTGGTTGAGGTCTCGGCAAACGATGCAAATGTTGAAGTGGCAGTTGAACAGGCTGATGGCGTGCCGGGAACAGCATCCATTGCACTGATCGATCACATCACTTTTGATAGAAATGAATATGCTGTGAATTTTGGTCTTGCATCAGAAAGCGACGAATTTAAAGCAGCAGAATTGGGTAAGCAGTGGAATATTGTTCGCGGGAATGAGGAAAACCTGAGCTTAACAAAACAAGCAGGTTCGCTGGTTATTACCAGTGCCAAAGGAGGTATTGCGGGCGAAAGTAACGATGCAGAGAATATGATTTTGCAGAGTGCGAACACCGACTGGACCATCGAAACGAAAATTGTTTGCTCGCGAAAACCAACAGGATTTTCTGAAAATGCAGGTTTGCTTGCCTATCAGGACGACGACAATTTTGTGAAACTGGTGTATAAGGCAAGTTTTGGCAGAAGAGGATTTGGCCGCGGGGCAGGAGAGCAACCCGGTGCTGTTGAACTCTCGGTTGAATACGGCGGCGATGAGAAATCCGCAGTGAATATCAGCATGGATGGAATCATAAAAGACAACAACACGCTGCTACTGAAACTGGCAAAAAAAGGAGATACTTACACCGCTTTCTGCTCAGCTGACGGAAAAAAATATGAAGAAGTTGGAACTGCCAGTGTTGTACTGAAAAATATTCAGGCCGGAATGCTGGTATGCGACGGTGTATTGCCTGCCCGCATGGCGCAATTCAGCAGGTTTATGCAGCAAGACAATCAGCCAAAATCACCGTTTGATGTGGCATTTGATTATTTCAGAATAGAAAACAGCGGATTAAAATAA
- a CDS encoding alpha/beta hydrolase-fold protein — translation MKKKKRIISLILLIAAGLCNAQTSSDVVEDFKPSSVNQPGKEYPMVNSEGRVRVQISAPEAEKVQLDISAVKYDLVKDENGVWTGESAPQDVGFHYYQLWIDGAAVPDPNSLYFYGASRWGSGIEIPSDDQDIFALKDVPHGDLREVHYFSESNNSMRRCFVYTPPGYDENPEKRYPVLYLQHGGGENETGWSSQGHAGLIMDNLIAEGKTVPFIIVMDNGTWAMPRPPRNRDAGERPAHWPPQGWADGFMNTLLKDIIPMIDSKYRTLADQEHRAMAGLSMGGMQTRIITLANPDVFSHVGMFSGGSITMEDIEQHPDFKKNVKLLFISYGSREIENPRPGPWGDPKENMEALQKAGMNTHFYVSPETAHEWQSWRRSLYQFAPLLFKN, via the coding sequence ATGAAGAAGAAAAAACGAATTATTTCATTGATCCTTTTGATTGCTGCCGGGCTTTGTAACGCACAAACGTCGTCGGATGTAGTAGAGGATTTCAAACCATCATCAGTAAATCAACCCGGAAAGGAATACCCGATGGTGAATTCCGAAGGCCGGGTTCGTGTTCAAATTTCTGCGCCTGAAGCTGAAAAAGTTCAGCTTGATATCAGTGCGGTGAAATACGATTTGGTAAAAGATGAAAACGGAGTGTGGACCGGCGAATCGGCACCACAGGATGTTGGTTTTCATTACTATCAGTTGTGGATTGACGGAGCTGCGGTTCCCGATCCAAACAGCCTGTATTTTTATGGAGCCAGTCGCTGGGGTAGTGGTATTGAAATTCCTTCCGACGATCAGGATATTTTTGCCCTAAAAGATGTTCCTCATGGCGATTTGCGCGAGGTACACTATTTCTCGGAAAGCAACAATAGCATGCGCCGGTGTTTTGTTTACACGCCTCCGGGTTACGACGAAAATCCTGAAAAACGCTATCCGGTGTTGTACCTGCAACATGGTGGTGGCGAGAACGAAACCGGATGGTCGAGCCAGGGGCACGCAGGTTTGATAATGGACAACCTGATTGCCGAAGGAAAAACCGTTCCGTTTATCATTGTTATGGACAACGGAACCTGGGCAATGCCACGTCCGCCACGTAACCGCGATGCCGGTGAACGGCCTGCACATTGGCCTCCTCAGGGTTGGGCCGATGGTTTTATGAACACCTTGCTGAAAGACATTATTCCGATGATTGATTCGAAATACCGCACGCTGGCCGATCAGGAGCACCGTGCCATGGCCGGCTTGTCGATGGGGGGCATGCAAACACGCATAATAACCCTGGCCAATCCCGACGTGTTTTCGCATGTGGGAATGTTTAGCGGTGGTAGCATCACCATGGAAGACATTGAGCAACATCCTGATTTTAAGAAAAATGTAAAACTGCTTTTCATTAGTTACGGAAGCCGTGAGATTGAAAATCCACGCCCAGGGCCATGGGGAGATCCAAAGGAAAATATGGAAGCACTTCAAAAAGCCGGTATGAACACCCATTTTTATGTGTCGCCCGAAACGGCCCACGAATGGCAAAGCTGGCGCCGCAGCCTTTATCAGTTTGCACCTTTATTATTCAAAAATTAA
- a CDS encoding glycoside hydrolase family 3 C-terminal domain-containing protein, whose product MAKKPIYLNTAYSFKERAIDLVSRMTPEEKQSQLGNTMPPIPRLGVNHYDVWGEALHGIMGRNNNSGMTATSFPNSVAVGSTWDPELIKRETKVISDEARGFNHDLIFTLTYWSPVIEPARDPRWGRTAETFGEDPFLVSEIGKGFIQGLMGDDPKYLKTVPCGKHYFANNTEFNRHSGSSDMDDRDMREFYLLPYRTLIRDYNLPSIMTAYGAVNGVPMSASKYLVDTVARKTYGMDGYVTGDCGAIDDIVRGHHFTESYEEAAALGLKAGVDTDCGGVYQAHALGALEKGMMTQADIDKALINIFTTRMRLGEFDPAEIVPYAGIKPDIVNDPAHNDLAIEVATKTPVLLKNEVTVEPAEKALPLNTKHIKKIAVLGPQADKVELGDYSGPIEPHLSISPLLGIQNYIKEHNLDIEVVSASTGNTDRNTDFLTMNRFSTVRNGEVVAEFDATKYDASAPGLIVAARFGRTSIRGVKDGDWTAYDNVDITDVDSIRFNVAASGNGGLLEVRVSSATGNILATQKIEAVQQSGGFPGFARPQNVSVKINTLGITGPQTLVLVYREAESPATDAATLEMAATADVVLVFVGTDQSTGREESDRFAITLPGNQNQLIEAVAAENPNTIVVMQTMGMVEVEQFKNNPNIPGIIWTGYNGQAQGTAMARILFGDVNPGGKLNVTWHKSLNDLPGFNDYTLRGDGSNGRTYWYFDKPVSYEFGYGLSYTTFEYSNFAISKNKITPHDKVTLSVDVKNTGAVDGDEVVQVYVKTPDSRAELERPIKRLKGFKRVTIPAGQTKRVSIDIDCDDLWFWDAEAGKITFDQGRYIFEIGASSKDIKAELEAVMSGEYKPVLTTVVAESDKMILRPGNTAQTSVTAAMSDDNFFDISKAEIEYKSNNPAVVSVDENGIVTATGVGVASVFAYVTIDGVTESNSYPVKVMPDLNPKSILVNGKPIKGFNKDVKAYSYLLKDKTKVPELEATAGGKGITVDIQQAKQIPGTAVVKFIDNITLETNTYYFNFDVEAVSDEFNGAIGSQWQWIRENAASLSLSANDGSLTITSEIGDVSEGTNNAKNILLQSANNDWTVETKLTASRMPSQPENAGILAYQDDDNFVKFMFRAVIKTTRQREPQPGTIDLMIEENGIAKSLASFNLKTAITGDQALVLKLNKKGSIYTASYSLDGENFEEIGKADLALKDIKAGLMTGDGIITGYMKSTYWFDSDTTKPDSPFNVAFDYFRITNSGLKQ is encoded by the coding sequence ATGGCAAAGAAACCGATCTACCTTAACACGGCTTACTCGTTTAAAGAGCGGGCCATCGACCTTGTTTCGCGGATGACTCCCGAAGAAAAGCAAAGTCAGTTGGGAAATACCATGCCGCCAATTCCGCGGCTCGGCGTAAACCATTACGACGTGTGGGGCGAGGCACTTCACGGAATAATGGGCCGAAACAACAACAGCGGAATGACAGCCACTTCGTTTCCAAACAGTGTAGCCGTAGGTTCCACCTGGGACCCGGAGCTGATTAAACGCGAAACAAAAGTAATATCCGACGAGGCGCGTGGTTTTAACCACGACCTGATTTTTACGCTTACCTACTGGTCGCCGGTAATTGAGCCGGCCCGCGACCCGCGTTGGGGACGTACTGCCGAAACCTTTGGCGAAGATCCGTTTTTGGTTTCTGAAATCGGGAAAGGATTTATTCAGGGTCTGATGGGCGATGATCCCAAATACCTGAAAACGGTTCCCTGCGGAAAACACTATTTTGCCAACAATACCGAGTTTAACCGACACTCGGGCAGCTCAGACATGGACGACCGCGACATGCGCGAGTTTTACCTGCTTCCTTACCGCACGCTAATACGGGATTACAATTTACCTTCGATAATGACCGCTTATGGCGCTGTTAACGGCGTTCCGATGTCGGCCAGTAAATATTTGGTGGATACAGTTGCGCGAAAAACCTACGGAATGGACGGATACGTTACCGGCGACTGCGGTGCAATTGACGACATAGTACGCGGACATCATTTTACGGAAAGTTATGAGGAAGCAGCGGCGCTGGGTCTAAAAGCCGGTGTTGACACCGACTGTGGCGGCGTGTATCAGGCTCATGCCCTGGGTGCTTTGGAAAAAGGAATGATGACGCAGGCCGATATCGATAAAGCGCTGATTAATATTTTTACCACAAGGATGCGTTTGGGCGAGTTCGACCCCGCGGAAATTGTACCGTATGCAGGTATAAAGCCGGATATTGTGAATGATCCGGCGCACAACGATCTGGCCATTGAAGTGGCAACAAAAACACCGGTTCTGCTAAAAAATGAGGTGACAGTTGAACCTGCCGAAAAGGCATTGCCGCTGAATACCAAACACATCAAAAAAATTGCGGTGCTGGGGCCACAGGCCGATAAAGTGGAACTGGGCGATTACTCAGGGCCAATTGAACCTCATTTAAGTATTTCGCCGCTTTTGGGGATTCAGAATTATATAAAAGAACACAACCTCGACATCGAAGTGGTTTCTGCATCAACAGGAAACACGGATCGAAATACCGATTTTCTGACGATGAACCGTTTCTCCACCGTGCGTAACGGGGAAGTGGTGGCGGAATTTGATGCTACAAAATACGATGCTTCGGCACCCGGATTAATTGTGGCAGCCCGTTTTGGCCGCACCTCCATACGTGGCGTAAAAGATGGCGACTGGACAGCCTACGACAATGTGGATATTACCGATGTTGATTCCATCCGTTTTAACGTGGCGGCCTCGGGCAACGGTGGTTTGCTCGAAGTGCGTGTAAGTTCTGCTACCGGAAATATTCTGGCAACGCAAAAAATTGAAGCCGTTCAGCAAAGCGGAGGTTTTCCCGGATTTGCCCGTCCACAAAATGTGTCGGTAAAAATAAATACGCTGGGAATTACCGGGCCGCAAACACTTGTGCTGGTTTACCGCGAAGCCGAAAGTCCGGCTACCGATGCTGCAACTCTTGAAATGGCTGCTACTGCCGATGTTGTGCTGGTTTTTGTGGGAACCGATCAAAGTACCGGCCGCGAAGAATCCGACCGTTTTGCCATTACCTTACCCGGAAACCAGAACCAACTGATTGAGGCTGTTGCTGCCGAAAATCCAAACACCATTGTGGTGATGCAAACCATGGGAATGGTGGAAGTGGAGCAGTTTAAAAACAACCCGAATATTCCCGGAATTATCTGGACCGGCTACAACGGACAGGCACAGGGAACTGCCATGGCACGCATTTTATTTGGCGACGTAAATCCCGGCGGAAAACTCAATGTTACCTGGCATAAATCGCTAAACGATCTGCCCGGTTTTAACGACTACACCTTGCGTGGCGATGGCTCAAACGGAAGAACGTACTGGTATTTCGATAAACCGGTTTCGTATGAATTTGGCTATGGCTTATCGTACACCACTTTCGAATACAGCAATTTCGCCATCAGTAAAAATAAAATCACACCGCACGACAAAGTTACCCTTAGCGTTGATGTGAAAAATACAGGCGCAGTTGACGGCGACGAGGTGGTTCAGGTATATGTAAAAACACCCGACAGTCGGGCAGAACTGGAGCGCCCGATAAAACGTCTGAAAGGATTTAAGCGCGTTACTATTCCTGCAGGGCAGACAAAACGTGTTTCTATTGATATTGATTGCGACGACCTTTGGTTTTGGGATGCCGAAGCCGGTAAAATTACCTTTGATCAGGGACGTTATATTTTCGAAATAGGAGCATCGTCAAAAGACATAAAAGCCGAACTGGAGGCTGTTATGAGCGGAGAATACAAACCGGTATTAACAACTGTTGTTGCCGAAAGCGACAAGATGATACTTCGCCCGGGAAATACAGCTCAAACAAGTGTAACTGCTGCAATGTCGGACGATAATTTCTTCGATATTTCGAAAGCTGAAATTGAATACAAAAGCAACAACCCGGCGGTGGTAAGCGTGGATGAAAATGGTATAGTAACCGCTACCGGAGTTGGTGTAGCATCGGTATTTGCTTATGTAACCATCGACGGTGTAACCGAATCAAACAGCTATCCTGTAAAAGTTATGCCCGACCTCAATCCAAAATCAATTTTGGTAAACGGTAAACCCATCAAAGGTTTCAACAAAGACGTAAAAGCATACAGTTATCTGTTAAAAGATAAAACCAAGGTGCCTGAACTGGAAGCAACGGCTGGCGGAAAAGGAATTACTGTTGATATTCAGCAGGCAAAACAAATTCCCGGAACTGCCGTGGTGAAATTCATCGACAACATCACGCTCGAAACCAACACCTACTATTTCAATTTTGATGTGGAAGCAGTGAGCGACGAGTTTAACGGTGCAATTGGAAGTCAGTGGCAGTGGATCCGCGAAAATGCCGCCTCACTCAGCCTTTCGGCAAACGATGGCAGCCTGACCATTACCAGCGAAATTGGTGATGTTTCGGAAGGTACCAACAATGCCAAAAACATTCTGTTGCAAAGTGCCAATAACGATTGGACAGTGGAAACAAAACTGACGGCCTCACGCATGCCTTCTCAACCTGAAAATGCAGGGATTCTGGCTTACCAGGACGATGATAATTTTGTGAAATTCATGTTCCGGGCGGTTATAAAAACCACACGGCAAAGAGAGCCGCAACCCGGTACAATCGATCTGATGATAGAGGAAAACGGCATTGCAAAATCACTGGCTTCGTTCAACCTGAAAACTGCAATCACCGGCGATCAGGCCTTGGTGCTCAAACTCAATAAAAAAGGAAGCATTTACACCGCTTCGTATTCGCTGGATGGCGAAAATTTCGAAGAAATCGGTAAGGCAGATCTGGCATTAAAAGACATAAAAGCAGGCTTGATGACAGGCGACGGAATTATTACCGGCTATATGAAAAGCACCTACTGGTTTGATTCCGACACAACAAAACCGGATTCTCCGTTCAACGTGGCGTTCGATTATTTCCGGATTACAAACAGCGGACTAAAACAATAA